In the genome of Oscarella lobularis chromosome 1, ooOscLobu1.1, whole genome shotgun sequence, one region contains:
- the LOC136199838 gene encoding collagen triple helix repeat-containing protein 1-like: MLSTVSFLLCVASLYLSAEVQAINYQQCTWNNYQSQQVGTVQTCTINKQSASSALKVTYAATMSVLCPGSLCCGKWYFTFNGNECTSPDTIEGIVHVNDNQNNPMSTSRHRQITGICENLPIGNVAVAVRVGNCPYYGTTSKHSGWGTVSRIIIEEY, translated from the exons atgcTTTCAACCGTCAGTTTTCTGCTTTGCGTCGCTTCCTTGTATCTGAGCGCCGAAGTTCAAGCC ATCAACTATCAGCAATGCACTTGGAACAACTACCAAAGCCAGCAAGTCGGAACTGTTCAG ACGTGCACCATAAACAAGCAAAGCGCAAGCTCGGCGCTCAAAGTGACGTACGCCGCCACGATGAGCGTCCTCTGCCCGGGATCGTTGTGCTGCGGAAAATGGTACTTCACCTTCAACGGAAACGAATGCACGTCCCCCGACACCATCGAAGGAATTGTGCACGTCAACGATAACCAAAACAATCCGATGAGTACgagtcgtcatcgtcagatCACCGGCATTTGCGAGAATCTGCCCATTGGgaatgtcgccgtcgccgttcgcgtCGGCAACTGCCCCTACTACGGCACGACGAGCAAACATTCCGGCTGGGGAACCGTGTCTCGCATCATCATTGAAGAGTACTAG
- the LOC136199707 gene encoding neural cell adhesion molecule 2-like produces MLQLGICIVAIFVVLCSGVKARITAYINISRPQKYLVLGETTNKTFLVCNGSSSTNGLRISLTLSRDPANHPKVPFVSMTPGGETDDRYSVKCTPEMPLDGGFANVSKAFCVLGIANVVMEDAGRYSCQVESSNRSIQAVRTQVGVQVYQKFIINTVESNRKTLDVNETDSVVLKCRISPQKDLLDLIVQWRRSGDVIQSKDSNKRSIVGEFDYTLQSANRKDAGVYQCVVISENVGAVIIDSGSSTVLHVNFEPILNIFSTPYFSKNSFVVIGYHKRDSLNCTADGYPRPRLIMSRNGKQINNTAVNTAVTFTFSSATRSNDGNYCCYASNKLGNRTACLTVLVKMPSRILNFGVADKSSFLPANATVTLTCNAWGRPSPLISIYDPSGRRVQVHNPRRRPVETVGVGGELAAAFTFNTSSVKEGVYTCQANNSVGNVTSKHTLRLSVGITFWDATTSDGNQQCRPEGSTLCCAATAGNNSLTVQILNSKGILNSTKGIGAKTCAVVKKIGNYSCFAANQFSNATRLLEESVPSCPQSQAIITGAGIGVFVFLILIVVTSGVIRCLGRSSQGESSGAQSQPTSETTPLLSSEENVGGKADNATSVLSQATAGDSDVTSSLIVSQTADDNIDKQIVIVSNVIQYNWEDVFRTIEPPFEDGERFLDSVLKKAKESSYEDSYWAEYCLRKWIGENTNSEPKPENSFLHTVHKALLDLEAMDLAEKLYRDFPVLKLKQENELLLSASFEKN; encoded by the exons ATGCTTCAGCTAGGGATTTGCATTGTGGCAATATTTGTTG TACTGTGTTCCGGCGTCAAAGCAAGGATAACCGCCTACATCAATATTTCTCGTCCTCAGAAGTATCTTGTCctcggcgaaacgacgaacaaAACCTTTTTGGTTTGCAATGGCAGCTCCTCAACGAACGGCCTGCGAATCAGTTTGACGTTGTCCCGAGACCCAGCCAATCATCCAAAAGTTCCGTTTGTTTCCATGACTCCCGGTGGCGAGACGGACGATCGCTACTCGGTCAAGTGCACACCGGAAATGCCGCTCGACGGCGGATTTGCGAACGTGAGCAAAGCGTTCTGCGTATTGGGAATCGCCAATGTAGTCATGGAAGACGCCGGCCGGTACAGTTGTCAAGTCGAAAGCTCGAACCGTTCGATCCAAGCGGTTCGCACTCAAGTGGGAGTTCAAGTTTATC aaaaattTATCATCAATACTGTTGAGTCAAATCGTAAAACgcttgacgtcaacgaaaccGATAGCGTCGTATTGAAATGTCGAATTAGTCCGCAAAAGGATCTCTTAGATTTGATCGTTCAGTGGAGACGTTCAGGCGACGTCATACAGTCGAAGGACAGCAACAAGCGGAGTATCGTCGGTGAGTTCGACTACACATTGCAGTCGGCAAATCGAAAGGATGCAGGCGTCTACCAGTGCGTTGTTATATCCGAGAACGTCGGCGCCGTGATTATCGATTCTGGCAGTAGCACTGTATTGCACGTAAACT TTGAGCCGATACTGAACattttctcgacgccgtATTTTTCCAAGAATAGTTTTGTGGTGATCGGCTACCATAAAAGGGATTCTCTCAACTGTACCGCCGACGGCTATCCGCGTCCTCGCCTAATCATGTCGCGCAACGGGAAACAGATCAATAATACGGCGGTTAATACGGCGGTCACATTCACGTTTTCTTCAGCCACTAGATCTAACGACGGTAATTACTGCTGCTATGCGTCAAACAAACTTGGCAATCGCACTGCGTGCTTGACAGTCTTAGTCAAAA TGCCTTCGAGAATACTCAATTTTGGGGTCGCAGACAAAAGCAGTTTCCTTCCGGCTAACGCGACGGTCACTTTGACATGCAATGCATGGGGGAGACCTTCACCTCTCATCTCAATATACGACCCTAGTGGAAGACGCGTACAAGTACACAACCCTCGTAGAAGACCCGTAGAAACGGTTGGCGTTGGCGGGGAACTAGCCGCCGCGTTCACTTTCAATACAAGCTCGGTGAAAGAAGGCGTTTATACGTGTCAAGCTAATAATTCGGTTGGAAACGTCACGTCAAAGCATACCCTTCGTTTGAGTG TTGGGATTACATTTTGGGACGCGACGACAAGTGACGGCAATCAACAGTGCCGCCCCGAAGGCTCCACGCTGTGCTGCGCAGCGACTGCGGGAAATAATTCACTGACTGTCCAAATCTTGAATTCCAAAGGAATTCTGAACTCGACAAAGGGCATAGGAGCAAAGACCTGCGCAgttgtcaaaaaaattggaaaCTACAGCTGCTTCGCGGCGAATCAATTCAGCAACGCAACACGGCTTTTAGAGGAATCCGTTCCAAGTTGTCCCCAGTCCCAGGCGATCATCACCGGCGCCGGTATTGgggtttttgtctttttgattcttatcGTGGTGACTTCGGGAGTTATAAG GTGCTTAGGAAGAAGTTCACAAGGGGAGAGTTCAGGAGCGCAATCTCAGCCCACGAGCGAAACTACGCCCTTGCTTTCATCAGAAGAGAACGTTGGTGGTAAGGCTGACAACGCTACATCGGTTCTGTCACAAGCAACGGCAGGCGATTCCGACGTAACGTCGTCCTTGATTGTATCACAAACGGCGGATGACAATATAG aTAAGCAGATTGTGATTGTTTCTAACGTAATTCAATATAATTGGGAGGACGTTTTTCGTACGATCGAGCCGCCCTTCGAAGACGGAGAGCGTTTTCTTGACTCCGTCTTGAAAAAGGCTAAGGAGTCGAGTTACGAGGACTCCTATTGGGCGGAGTATTGCCTACGAAAATGGATCGGTGAAAATACgaattcagagcctaaaccGGAAAACAGTTTTCTCCATACCGTACACAAAGCTCTTCTTGACCTTGAAGCGATGGATCTCGCTGAAAAACTCTACAGAGATTTTCCAGTTCTCAAACTCAAACAAG AAAACGAACTTCTTTTGTCTGCTTCTTTTGAGAAAAATTAG